A window of Dorea formicigenerans contains these coding sequences:
- a CDS encoding acyltransferase family protein yields the protein MGKKRRYITGLDGIRAIAVIMVLSYHLKLALFKSGFLGVTVFFVLSGYLITGILISEVEEEGTIDLKNFWLRRIRRLVPAVMSMAVVIIFVSAVVNRIIFTKGCKDFLASVLGFNNWWQIFNKVSYFEAAGVPSPFTHCWSLAIETQFYLIYPLILLGIYKLAKSRGEGRAKRGLLFAGVTLLLALISVILMIVLFDPQQDASRVYYGTDTRAFSLLFGALLAILWEYRMVPRRLSASVNMVLGSVSFAALLVMTIAINGSSNFWYRGGQFVGTILTVLMVYAVSGRKTWLSRFLSNPVLKWIGDRSYSIYLWHYPIILLISKGIKASWWITLIEIVLSVVMAELSYRFIETPIRHGIIGEYLNILRSRPKSRQEKKRQVQVARRSLKVMAGTFVLTVSLILCMVFVPKKNALDTLQKREAKAEETGKMTEEQLAKQNAKGSESDDTICTADLTDDEILEGLNLLLIGDSIAVDVTDDFYEIFPNSVSDTKIGRITSLGKQVLDSYIDEKKWEGEGVIFASLSNSPINGELEDIREKIGKDMPLFLTTVRIPHDTFEEESNSKIKKFVEENNHTYLIDWYAASEGHDEYFDADDTHLLPAGAKAYAKCIKEAVLAAYKKENIEIPKSRLSSGADTSTDSSNASSTDSNTDSSNDNRTDTSTE from the coding sequence ATGGGGAAAAAGAGAAGATACATCACAGGGCTTGATGGCATAAGAGCAATTGCGGTTATTATGGTACTGTCATATCATTTGAAGCTGGCTTTATTTAAGAGCGGCTTTCTTGGTGTGACAGTATTTTTTGTTTTATCAGGATATTTAATTACAGGTATTCTGATTTCCGAAGTGGAAGAAGAAGGAACAATAGATTTGAAGAACTTTTGGTTGAGACGTATCAGGCGTCTTGTTCCTGCAGTCATGTCAATGGCAGTTGTTATAATATTTGTCAGCGCAGTCGTAAACAGGATTATTTTTACAAAGGGCTGCAAGGATTTCCTGGCATCTGTTCTGGGATTTAATAACTGGTGGCAGATTTTTAATAAGGTATCTTACTTTGAAGCGGCCGGAGTACCATCCCCATTTACGCATTGTTGGTCACTGGCGATTGAAACACAATTTTATCTGATATATCCATTGATTCTTCTGGGAATCTATAAGTTAGCAAAAAGCAGAGGAGAGGGACGGGCAAAGAGAGGTCTTTTGTTTGCCGGAGTAACGTTGTTGCTGGCGCTGATCTCAGTTATTTTGATGATTGTATTATTTGATCCACAGCAGGATGCCAGCCGGGTATATTATGGGACAGACACGAGAGCATTTTCTCTTCTGTTCGGTGCATTACTTGCAATTCTGTGGGAGTACCGGATGGTTCCAAGAAGACTTTCGGCAAGTGTCAATATGGTCTTGGGCAGTGTGTCTTTTGCAGCATTGCTTGTGATGACGATAGCAATCAATGGTTCCAGTAATTTTTGGTACAGAGGAGGACAATTTGTTGGAACAATTCTGACCGTATTGATGGTCTATGCAGTATCAGGACGAAAGACCTGGCTTAGCAGATTCTTAAGTAACCCAGTATTGAAATGGATTGGGGATCGTTCATACAGCATATATCTGTGGCATTATCCAATCATTTTGTTAATCAGTAAGGGGATAAAGGCATCCTGGTGGATTACATTAATTGAGATTGTATTAAGTGTTGTCATGGCAGAGCTTTCTTATCGTTTTATCGAGACGCCGATCCGCCATGGTATTATTGGGGAATATTTGAACATTTTAAGAAGCAGACCGAAATCCAGACAGGAGAAAAAGCGTCAGGTACAGGTGGCAAGAAGAAGTTTGAAGGTAATGGCAGGTACATTTGTACTGACTGTGTCACTGATACTTTGTATGGTATTCGTGCCGAAGAAAAATGCATTGGATACATTGCAAAAACGTGAGGCAAAGGCAGAAGAGACAGGTAAGATGACGGAAGAACAACTCGCAAAGCAGAACGCGAAAGGCTCAGAGAGTGATGATACCATCTGTACGGCTGATCTGACAGATGATGAGATTCTGGAAGGTTTAAATCTCCTGCTCATCGGAGATTCTATTGCAGTTGATGTGACAGATGATTTTTATGAAATATTTCCCAACAGCGTCAGTGATACAAAAATCGGACGGATTACATCACTTGGTAAACAAGTTCTTGATTCCTACATTGACGAAAAGAAATGGGAAGGAGAAGGCGTAATATTTGCATCACTTTCGAACAGTCCGATCAATGGTGAACTTGAAGATATTCGGGAGAAGATAGGAAAGGATATGCCATTGTTTCTGACAACAGTCCGGATTCCGCATGATACGTTCGAAGAGGAAAGCAACAGCAAGATAAAAAAATTTGTAGAAGAAAATAATCATACATATCTGATCGACTGGTATGCTGCAAGCGAGGGTCATGATGAGTATTTTGATGCAGACGATACACATTTGCTCCCGGCAGGTGCGAAAGCATATGCAAAATGTATCAAGGAGGCTGTACTGGCTGCATATAAGAAAGAGAATATCGAAATTCCTAAGTCAAGATTGAGCAGTGGTGCAGATACAAGTACGGACAGCAGTAATGCCAGTAGTACAGATTCCAATACGGATAGTAGCAATGACAATCGTACAGATACAAGTACAGAATAG
- the glyA gene encoding serine hydroxymethyltransferase produces the protein MVEQVTDYVKNYDEEVGKAIELELGRQRRNLELIASENIISPAVMMAMATVPANKYAEGYPGKRYYGGCENVDIVENLAIERLKELFGCDHACVQPHSGANANNAVYQALIKPGDTVMGLNLAHGGHLTHGSPVNQSGILYNFVPYNINDDGVLDYDEIRKLAHECKPKMIVAGASAYPREIRFDIFADIAKEVGAYLFVDMAHIAGLVAAGLHQNPVPYADVVTTTTHKTLRGPRGGVIMCKEEHAKAINKAIFPGTQGGPLMHIIAAKAVCFGEALKPEFKEYQKQVVNNAKALADALIAEGFNLVSGGTDNHLMLVDLQNMNITGKELQNRLDEVYITVNKNSVPNDPASPFVTSGIRIGTPAVTTRGLKEEDMKIIAKLIKMTVTDFETKADEIRDEVTKICKKYPLYE, from the coding sequence ATGGTTGAACAGGTAACAGATTATGTGAAGAACTATGACGAAGAGGTTGGAAAAGCAATTGAGTTGGAGCTTGGACGCCAGAGAAGAAACCTGGAGCTGATTGCATCTGAGAACATTATCAGCCCGGCAGTGATGATGGCTATGGCAACTGTACCGGCAAATAAATACGCAGAAGGATATCCGGGCAAGAGATATTATGGGGGCTGCGAGAATGTAGATATCGTTGAAAATCTGGCAATTGAGAGATTAAAAGAATTATTTGGCTGTGATCATGCATGTGTTCAGCCACATTCAGGAGCAAATGCAAACAATGCAGTATATCAGGCACTGATTAAACCGGGTGACACAGTAATGGGACTGAACCTGGCACACGGCGGACATCTGACACATGGATCACCGGTAAACCAATCCGGTATTTTATATAATTTTGTTCCTTACAACATCAATGATGACGGAGTACTGGATTACGATGAGATTCGAAAACTTGCACATGAATGTAAGCCGAAGATGATTGTTGCAGGAGCTTCCGCTTATCCAAGAGAGATCCGATTCGATATCTTTGCAGATATTGCAAAAGAAGTTGGCGCTTATCTCTTCGTAGATATGGCACATATCGCAGGACTGGTTGCAGCAGGACTTCACCAGAATCCGGTTCCATACGCAGATGTAGTTACAACGACAACGCACAAGACACTGAGAGGACCAAGAGGCGGAGTGATCATGTGTAAGGAAGAACATGCAAAAGCAATTAACAAAGCAATCTTCCCGGGAACTCAGGGGGGTCCGCTGATGCATATTATTGCAGCAAAAGCTGTCTGCTTCGGAGAGGCATTGAAACCAGAGTTCAAAGAGTATCAGAAGCAGGTAGTGAATAACGCGAAAGCACTTGCAGATGCATTGATTGCAGAAGGCTTCAATCTGGTAAGTGGTGGAACGGATAACCACTTGATGTTAGTAGATCTTCAGAACATGAACATTACCGGAAAAGAACTTCAGAACCGACTGGACGAGGTTTACATCACAGTCAATAAGAACTCAGTACCAAATGATCCGGCAAGCCCATTTGTAACAAGTGGAATCAGAATTGGTACACCGGCAGTTACAACAAGAGGACTGAAGGAAGAGGATATGAAGATAATCGCAAAACTGATCAAGATGACAGTGACAGACTTTGAGACAAAGGCAGATGAAATCAGAGATGAAGTTACAAAAATCTGCAAGAAATATCCATTATATGAATAA
- the gcvT gene encoding glycine cleavage system aminomethyltransferase GcvT produces MELKTPLYGAHVKAGGKIVPFAGYLLPVQYGTGVITEHMAVREKAGLFDVSHMGEVLCQGKDALANLQKLLTNDFTNMVDGQARYSPMCNENGGTVDDLIVYKRGDNDYFIVVNAANKDKDYQWMLDHQFGEVTFTDASSEYGQIALQGPKAMEILKKLTAEENIPKKYYHAVFDTEVAGIPCIISKTGYTGEDGVELYLASENAEKMWDALLEAGKDEGLIPCGLGARDTLRMEAAMPLYGHEMDDEISPLETGLKFAVKMGKEEDFIGKKAMEERGEPKITRIGLKVTGRGIIREHQDIYVGEKKIGHTTSGTHCPFLGYPIAMALVDAGSVEIGNKVEVDVRGRKVEAEVIALPFYKRAK; encoded by the coding sequence ATGGAGTTAAAAACACCACTTTATGGTGCGCATGTGAAAGCAGGCGGTAAGATCGTTCCATTTGCAGGATATCTCTTACCGGTACAGTATGGAACAGGTGTTATCACAGAGCATATGGCAGTTAGAGAAAAAGCAGGACTTTTCGATGTGTCTCATATGGGAGAGGTATTGTGCCAGGGAAAAGATGCACTTGCAAACCTGCAGAAGCTGCTGACAAATGATTTTACCAACATGGTAGATGGGCAGGCAAGATACAGCCCGATGTGTAACGAGAATGGTGGAACGGTAGATGACCTGATTGTATACAAACGTGGAGATAATGATTACTTTATCGTAGTAAATGCGGCGAACAAAGATAAAGATTATCAGTGGATGTTAGACCATCAATTCGGAGAGGTCACATTTACAGATGCATCTTCTGAGTATGGGCAGATTGCACTTCAGGGACCAAAAGCAATGGAGATCCTGAAGAAATTAACGGCAGAAGAGAACATTCCAAAGAAATATTATCATGCAGTATTCGATACAGAGGTAGCTGGAATCCCATGTATCATTTCCAAGACAGGATACACAGGAGAGGACGGAGTCGAGTTATATCTGGCAAGTGAAAATGCTGAGAAAATGTGGGATGCACTTTTAGAGGCCGGAAAAGACGAAGGGTTGATTCCATGTGGACTTGGAGCCAGAGATACACTTCGTATGGAAGCAGCAATGCCGCTGTACGGACATGAGATGGATGATGAAATATCACCACTTGAGACAGGCCTGAAATTTGCAGTCAAGATGGGAAAAGAGGAAGACTTCATCGGAAAGAAAGCCATGGAAGAGCGTGGTGAGCCGAAGATTACAAGAATCGGACTCAAAGTAACCGGAAGAGGAATTATCCGTGAACATCAGGATATCTATGTTGGAGAAAAGAAAATCGGACATACAACAAGCGGAACACATTGTCCATTCCTGGGATATCCAATCGCAATGGCATTAGTAGATGCCGGAAGTGTAGAGATTGGTAATAAAGTAGAAGTAGATGTAAGAGGACGTAAAGTCGAGGCAGAAGTCATTGCACTGCCATTCTACAAGAGAGCAAAATAA
- the gcvH gene encoding glycine cleavage system protein GcvH translates to MEIREGLLYAKSHEWVKEEGDVVTIGLTDYAQSELGDLVFVNLPEEGDSVSVGEAFGDVESVKAVSDVYSPVSGVVCEINEELLDAPESINGAPYDAWFIKVKEVSEKEELLSPSEYEAFVASEQ, encoded by the coding sequence ATGGAAATCAGAGAAGGATTATTATATGCAAAATCACACGAGTGGGTAAAAGAAGAGGGAGATGTTGTTACAATTGGTCTTACAGACTACGCACAGTCTGAGCTTGGAGACTTAGTATTTGTAAATCTTCCGGAAGAGGGAGACAGCGTATCCGTTGGTGAGGCATTTGGAGATGTTGAGTCTGTAAAGGCTGTTTCTGATGTATATTCACCAGTTTCCGGAGTTGTGTGTGAGATTAACGAGGAGCTCTTAGATGCACCGGAATCTATCAACGGAGCACCATATGATGCATGGTTTATCAAAGTAAAAGAAGTATCTGAGAAAGAGGAATTATTATCCCCATCAGAATACGAGGCATTTGTAGCAAGCGAGCAGTAA
- the gcvPA gene encoding aminomethyl-transferring glycine dehydrogenase subunit GcvPA, translated as MGSYVPNTLEERQEMLKEIGYNSIEDLFAHIPDEVKIKGGLNIPEGKSELEVRREMENIASKNQVFKTIFRGAGAYRHFIPSIVNSVISKENLLTAYTPYQAEISQGILQSIFEYQTMICDLTGMDVSNACVYDGAEAVAEGVAMCQERKRKKAFVSAAILPDALATIQTYCHGNGMEIEVIPEKDGVTDLDYLKEHIDEQTACVYIQHPNYYGNLEDAQAIGEIAHGAGAKYIMGVNPISLGIIKTPAEYGADVAVGDGQPLGLPLGFGGPYLGFMAATEGMMRKLPGRIVGQTEDHNGKTGYVLTLQAREQHIRREKASSNICSNQALCALAVGVYMSAMGSEGIKEAALQSTSKAHYLAAELDKIGFKVENKGEFFHEFVTVSEKCPCEALKALEEHGILGGYPLGNHRVLWCCTEMNTKEEMDEVVRILKEV; from the coding sequence ATGGGAAGCTATGTACCGAATACGTTAGAAGAACGTCAGGAAATGTTAAAAGAAATCGGATACAATTCTATCGAGGATCTGTTCGCACATATTCCTGATGAGGTTAAAATCAAAGGCGGACTGAATATTCCGGAAGGAAAGTCAGAACTGGAAGTCCGCAGAGAGATGGAAAATATCGCATCAAAGAATCAGGTATTCAAGACCATTTTCCGAGGTGCAGGAGCATACAGACATTTTATTCCATCCATAGTGAACAGTGTGATTTCAAAAGAAAATCTGCTGACAGCATATACACCGTATCAGGCAGAGATCAGTCAGGGAATCTTACAGTCCATTTTTGAATATCAGACAATGATCTGTGATCTGACTGGAATGGACGTGTCTAATGCCTGCGTGTATGATGGTGCCGAGGCGGTAGCAGAAGGTGTGGCAATGTGCCAGGAGAGAAAGCGCAAGAAAGCATTCGTATCAGCAGCAATCCTGCCGGATGCACTGGCAACGATCCAGACATATTGTCATGGAAATGGAATGGAGATTGAAGTCATTCCGGAAAAAGACGGAGTGACAGATCTTGACTACTTAAAAGAGCATATTGATGAGCAGACAGCATGTGTCTACATCCAGCATCCGAACTATTACGGTAATCTGGAAGATGCACAGGCAATTGGGGAAATTGCTCATGGTGCCGGGGCAAAATATATCATGGGCGTAAATCCAATCTCCCTTGGAATCATTAAGACACCGGCAGAGTACGGTGCAGATGTGGCAGTTGGAGATGGACAGCCACTGGGACTTCCACTTGGATTTGGAGGACCATACTTAGGATTTATGGCAGCCACAGAAGGCATGATGAGAAAGCTTCCGGGAAGAATTGTCGGTCAGACAGAAGACCACAATGGAAAGACCGGATATGTATTAACACTTCAGGCAAGAGAGCAGCATATCCGTAGAGAAAAAGCTTCCAGTAACATTTGTTCCAATCAGGCACTTTGCGCGCTGGCAGTTGGCGTGTACATGTCAGCTATGGGAAGTGAAGGAATCAAAGAAGCAGCGCTTCAGTCTACTTCCAAAGCACATTATCTGGCAGCAGAGCTTGATAAAATCGGATTTAAAGTAGAGAATAAGGGAGAATTCTTCCATGAATTTGTAACTGTATCTGAAAAATGTCCTTGCGAGGCATTAAAGGCGCTGGAAGAGCATGGAATTCTGGGAGGATATCCACTTGGAAACCACCGAGTATTATGGTGCTGTACCGAGATGAACACGAAAGAAGAGATGGATGAAGTTGTCCGTATTTTAAAGGAGGTGTAG
- the gcvPB gene encoding aminomethyl-transferring glycine dehydrogenase subunit GcvPB, whose product MLVFEKSRAGRGMSMLPACDVEIKKPGEKDARQKELHLPQMSENDLSRHYTELAKKSHGVNDGFYPLGSCTMKYNPKINEDMAALPGFTQIHPLQPEHSVQGCLEVLKKSEEYLCEITGMDGMTFQPAAGAHGEFTGLMLIKAYHESRGDDKRTKIIVPDSAHGTNPASATMAGYKVVSIASAPDGGVDLEALKAACGEDTAGLMLTNPNTVGLFDKNILKITEIVHECGGLCYYDGANLNAVMGTVRPGDMGFDVIHLNLHKTFSTPHGGGGPGSGPVGCKSMLMQFLPSYRVVEKEGALAMEKAEHSIGEMKEFYGNFLVVVKALTYLMTLGKEGIPEASQNAVLNANYMMNKLKDLYTMAYDEVCMHEFVMSLEDLKKKAGVSAMDIAKGLLDNGIHPPTMYFPLIVHEALMVEPTETESKEVLDHAIEVFRKLYNDALENPESLLQAPVTTPVTRMDEVEAARHPVLKYNFEA is encoded by the coding sequence ATGTTAGTATTTGAAAAAAGCAGAGCCGGACGGGGCATGAGCATGCTCCCAGCCTGCGATGTAGAAATCAAAAAACCTGGCGAGAAGGATGCAAGACAAAAAGAGCTTCACCTTCCGCAAATGTCTGAGAATGACCTTTCCAGACACTATACAGAACTGGCAAAGAAATCCCATGGAGTCAATGATGGATTCTATCCACTTGGATCTTGTACGATGAAGTACAATCCGAAAATTAATGAAGATATGGCAGCATTGCCGGGATTTACCCAGATCCATCCGCTGCAGCCAGAACATTCTGTACAGGGATGCCTGGAAGTTCTGAAAAAATCCGAAGAATATCTGTGCGAGATCACAGGAATGGACGGTATGACATTTCAGCCTGCAGCAGGAGCTCACGGAGAGTTCACAGGTCTGATGCTCATTAAGGCATATCATGAGAGCAGAGGAGACGATAAGAGAACGAAGATTATCGTACCGGATTCTGCACATGGAACAAACCCGGCCAGTGCGACAATGGCAGGATATAAAGTGGTCAGCATTGCATCTGCACCGGACGGAGGAGTAGACCTTGAAGCGTTAAAGGCAGCTTGTGGGGAAGATACTGCCGGACTGATGCTGACCAATCCGAACACGGTTGGATTGTTTGACAAAAATATTTTAAAAATTACAGAAATCGTACATGAATGCGGTGGTCTTTGCTATTACGATGGAGCAAACCTGAATGCAGTTATGGGAACTGTAAGACCTGGAGATATGGGATTTGATGTTATTCATCTGAATCTTCATAAGACATTCTCAACACCTCATGGAGGAGGCGGTCCGGGAAGCGGACCGGTTGGCTGCAAGAGCATGCTGATGCAGTTCCTGCCATCCTACAGAGTGGTAGAAAAAGAAGGGGCTCTGGCAATGGAGAAAGCAGAGCACAGCATCGGTGAGATGAAAGAATTCTACGGAAACTTCCTTGTAGTTGTCAAAGCACTGACGTACCTGATGACACTTGGAAAAGAAGGAATTCCGGAGGCAAGCCAGAACGCAGTCCTTAATGCGAACTATATGATGAACAAGTTAAAAGACCTCTATACAATGGCATATGATGAGGTATGCATGCATGAGTTTGTTATGAGTCTGGAAGATCTTAAGAAGAAAGCAGGCGTATCTGCAATGGATATCGCAAAAGGACTTCTGGATAACGGAATCCATCCGCCTACAATGTACTTCCCATTAATCGTACATGAAGCGCTGATGGTAGAGCCGACAGAGACAGAGTCAAAAGAAGTACTGGATCATGCAATTGAGGTATTTCGTAAGCTTTACAATGACGCGCTTGAGAATCCGGAAAGCCTGCTTCAGGCACCAGTGACAACACCGGTCACAAGAATGGATGAGGTAGAGGCAGCAAGACATCCGGTACTCAAGTATAACTTTGAGGCGTAA
- a CDS encoding lipoate--protein ligase, with translation MVEKITYIESGQFHPYKNLAVEEYLLLHCEPQECILYLWQNQNTVVIGRNQNAWKECKVDSLEENGGHLARRLSGGGAVYHDLGNLNFTFLVSKENYSIDRQLEVIVKAVQKLGAKAEKSGRNDILIDGKKFSGNAFYEQEQHCYHHGTLMMNVNKEMLSKYLTVSKEKLQSKGVDSVKSRVTNLVDYIPDLTLEALKKALREAFEEVYGLTSKECKMEDLDQKEIEQRTKHFSSWDWRYGRKIDFQYEISKRFSWGQMNIQFQVDKGKISDVNVYSDSLKPMTIEKLPKYLKGIRYHKKNICSELSLYWAEDKQEEEMIADIIEWIKEEEL, from the coding sequence ATGGTAGAGAAGATTACTTACATTGAGAGCGGTCAGTTTCATCCATATAAAAATCTTGCAGTGGAGGAGTATTTACTCCTCCACTGTGAACCTCAGGAGTGTATTTTATATTTGTGGCAGAATCAGAATACCGTTGTAATCGGAAGAAATCAGAATGCCTGGAAAGAATGTAAAGTTGATAGTCTTGAGGAAAATGGAGGACATCTGGCACGTCGTCTTTCCGGTGGCGGAGCGGTATATCATGACCTGGGAAATCTGAATTTCACATTTCTCGTGTCAAAAGAAAATTATAGCATTGACAGACAGTTGGAAGTCATTGTCAAAGCAGTGCAAAAGTTAGGTGCAAAAGCGGAGAAGTCCGGAAGAAATGACATTTTGATTGATGGAAAGAAATTTTCCGGAAATGCATTTTATGAGCAGGAGCAGCATTGCTATCATCACGGAACATTGATGATGAATGTTAACAAAGAGATGCTTTCCAAATATCTGACTGTATCAAAGGAAAAATTACAGTCCAAAGGTGTGGACTCTGTAAAATCAAGAGTGACTAATCTGGTGGATTACATACCGGATCTTACACTGGAAGCATTGAAAAAAGCACTTCGTGAAGCATTTGAAGAAGTTTATGGTCTGACATCGAAAGAGTGTAAGATGGAAGATCTGGATCAGAAAGAAATCGAACAGCGGACGAAACATTTTTCTTCCTGGGACTGGCGCTATGGACGGAAAATTGATTTCCAGTATGAGATATCAAAGAGATTTTCGTGGGGGCAGATGAATATTCAGTTCCAGGTGGATAAAGGAAAAATCTCTGATGTCAATGTGTACTCGGATTCGCTGAAACCTATGACAATCGAGAAGCTTCCGAAGTATTTAAAAGGTATCCGTTATCATAAGAAGAATATTTGCTCAGAGCTTAGTCTTTACTGGGCCGAGGACAAGCAGGAAGAAGAGATGATAGCAGATATTATCGAGTGGATAAAAGAGGAAGAACTCTAG
- the lpdA gene encoding dihydrolipoyl dehydrogenase has translation MSEKYDVIVIGAGPGGYVAAIKAAKLGFKTAVIEAREAGGTCLNRGCIPAKAMIHAAEVYRSAKECERFGIHAENVTFDFEKIFEYKEETTKQLVSGVEGLFKGNEVDQIAGKGTLLPDKKVKVVSEDGEKILEAEHIILAAGSKPLILPIPGMDLPGVLTSDELFRMKSVPESLTIIGGGVISVEFATVYAELGCKVTILEALPRILPNMDKEISQNLKLILKKRGIDIHTAAAVQGVEADGDQYICKYVEKEKEESVTSQYVLCAVGRCPNTDGLFAEDATPEMNRGRVVVNEKFETSIPGVYAIGDLIFGAQLAHAASAQGIQVTEQLAGKEVSVDVNVVPGCVYTDPEIASVGITEDEAKEKGISVKVGKFIMSANGKSLITKEERGFIKIVAEEESGVIVGAQMMCARATDMIGEFVTAVANKLTVSQLLKGMRAHPTYNEGIGEALEEIEGGAIHVMPKKKK, from the coding sequence ATGAGCGAGAAATATGATGTAATCGTGATCGGTGCCGGACCGGGAGGATATGTGGCAGCCATTAAAGCAGCGAAGCTTGGATTTAAAACAGCTGTTATTGAGGCAAGAGAAGCAGGCGGAACATGTCTGAATCGTGGATGTATTCCGGCAAAAGCAATGATTCATGCAGCAGAAGTATACAGAAGCGCAAAAGAGTGTGAGCGCTTTGGTATCCATGCAGAAAATGTAACATTTGATTTTGAAAAAATATTTGAATATAAAGAAGAGACAACAAAGCAGCTTGTTTCCGGTGTGGAAGGGCTGTTTAAGGGCAACGAAGTTGACCAGATCGCCGGAAAAGGAACCCTTCTTCCAGATAAGAAAGTAAAAGTTGTGTCTGAAGACGGAGAGAAGATTCTGGAGGCAGAACATATTATTCTGGCAGCAGGCTCTAAGCCGTTGATCCTGCCGATTCCGGGTATGGATCTTCCGGGAGTCCTGACCAGTGATGAACTGTTCCGTATGAAGAGTGTGCCGGAGAGCCTTACAATTATCGGTGGCGGAGTTATCAGTGTGGAATTCGCAACGGTCTACGCAGAACTTGGCTGTAAGGTGACGATTCTTGAGGCACTTCCGAGAATTCTTCCGAATATGGATAAGGAGATTTCTCAGAATCTGAAATTGATTTTGAAAAAACGTGGCATTGATATTCACACAGCAGCTGCTGTACAGGGTGTAGAAGCAGACGGAGACCAGTACATTTGTAAATATGTAGAGAAAGAAAAAGAAGAGAGTGTAACTTCTCAGTATGTACTTTGTGCAGTAGGAAGATGCCCGAACACAGACGGATTATTCGCAGAGGATGCGACTCCGGAGATGAACCGAGGACGTGTTGTTGTAAACGAAAAATTTGAGACAAGTATTCCGGGTGTATATGCAATCGGAGATCTGATCTTTGGAGCACAGCTTGCGCATGCGGCAAGTGCACAGGGAATCCAGGTTACAGAGCAGCTTGCCGGAAAAGAAGTGTCTGTAGATGTCAATGTAGTTCCGGGTTGTGTGTACACAGATCCTGAGATTGCATCTGTCGGTATCACAGAAGATGAGGCAAAAGAAAAAGGTATCTCCGTCAAAGTTGGTAAGTTCATTATGAGTGCCAACGGAAAATCTCTCATCACAAAAGAGGAGCGGGGATTTATTAAAATCGTTGCAGAAGAAGAGAGCGGCGTGATTGTCGGGGCACAGATGATGTGTGCAAGAGCAACTGATATGATTGGTGAGTTTGTAACTGCAGTAGCAAATAAGCTGACAGTATCACAGCTCCTGAAAGGAATGCGCGCACATCCGACCTATAATGAAGGAATCGGAGAGGCATTGGAAGAAATCGAAGGTGGAGCTATCCATGTAATGCCTAAGAAAAAGAAATAA
- the sdaAB gene encoding L-serine ammonia-lyase, iron-sulfur-dependent subunit beta has protein sequence MGSIFDILGPVMVGPSSSHTAGAARIGYTARQLFGEPVKKAEVYLHGSFAATGKGHGTDRAIIAGLLGMKPDDLRIPAAFEEAKKAGMEFTISNKELKNAHPNTARVIMENELGKKMTIQAYSIGGGRIRVSILDGIEVDFSGESNTLIVRNIDRPGCITEVTAALSHEKINVATMQVFRHKRGGSAVMVVETDQSIPENVAVELKKKEDILEVILLNLEERGA, from the coding sequence ATGGGAAGTATTTTTGATATTTTAGGACCAGTCATGGTCGGCCCATCTAGTTCCCATACAGCGGGAGCTGCCAGGATCGGTTACACGGCCAGGCAGCTCTTTGGCGAACCTGTGAAAAAGGCGGAAGTCTATCTACACGGATCATTTGCCGCTACAGGAAAGGGACATGGTACAGATCGGGCAATTATCGCCGGACTTCTTGGGATGAAACCAGATGACTTAAGAATTCCGGCAGCATTTGAAGAAGCAAAGAAAGCGGGGATGGAATTCACCATTTCCAATAAAGAATTAAAAAATGCACATCCGAATACAGCCAGAGTAATCATGGAGAATGAGCTGGGGAAAAAGATGACGATTCAGGCGTATTCTATCGGAGGCGGACGGATCCGAGTCAGTATTTTGGATGGAATTGAAGTAGATTTCAGTGGTGAGAGTAATACTTTGATCGTCCGGAATATAGATCGACCAGGGTGTATCACGGAGGTCACTGCAGCATTAAGTCATGAAAAGATTAATGTAGCGACGATGCAGGTATTTCGTCATAAGCGTGGAGGCAGTGCAGTTATGGTCGTAGAGACCGATCAGTCAATACCGGAAAATGTTGCAGTTGAATTGAAAAAGAAAGAAGATATCCTGGAAGTAATATTATTGAATCTTGAAGAAAGGGGGGCTTAA